The Niastella koreensis GR20-10 genome includes a window with the following:
- a CDS encoding AraC family transcriptional regulator, producing MKEPVSKTLIIGPELAPEQFIAEHLFLYLINGRLEGRYGENNYCLSSGECCILRKNQLGKYINVHEAIKATKVTFIFDQPFLRTFQEKHRSSIKLNRFTDAFVKVASNDLLSTFIGSLNPYYDSDGRIGKSFFDLKREELLLILLQSKPELSGLFFDYGIPGKIDLEQFMNQNYRFNVNLDRFAFLTGRSLSSFKRDFKHTYNDTPHRWLLKRRLTEARFLMEKEGKKPMEIFVDLGFEDLSHFCSAFKKHFGRSPNKLT from the coding sequence ATGAAAGAACCCGTTTCAAAAACTCTAATAATCGGACCAGAGTTAGCACCCGAGCAGTTTATTGCTGAACACCTTTTCCTATATCTAATTAATGGCAGACTCGAAGGACGCTATGGCGAAAATAATTATTGTTTGTCATCTGGCGAATGCTGTATTCTCCGTAAAAACCAATTGGGCAAATACATAAACGTTCATGAAGCTATTAAAGCGACTAAGGTCACTTTTATATTCGATCAACCATTTCTGAGAACTTTTCAGGAAAAACATAGGTCATCAATAAAATTAAATAGGTTTACTGATGCTTTTGTAAAGGTTGCCAGCAATGATCTGTTATCAACATTCATTGGATCGTTAAACCCTTATTATGATAGTGACGGGCGAATTGGCAAAAGTTTCTTTGATTTGAAGCGCGAGGAACTGCTGCTTATATTGCTGCAATCTAAGCCTGAACTTTCAGGCTTATTTTTTGACTATGGAATTCCAGGCAAAATCGACCTGGAACAATTCATGAATCAAAATTACAGGTTTAATGTAAATCTTGACCGCTTTGCTTTTTTAACGGGAAGAAGTCTGTCATCTTTCAAGCGGGATTTTAAGCATACTTATAATGATACGCCACACCGTTGGCTATTAAAGAGACGGTTAACAGAGGCTCGCTTTTTGATGGAAAAGGAAGGGAAAAAACCAATGGAAATTTTTGTGGATTTGGGCTTTGAAGATCTTTCACATTTCTGCTCTGCATTTAAGAAGCATTTCGGAAGGTCACCCAACAAATTGACATGA
- a CDS encoding GlcG/HbpS family heme-binding protein, whose amino-acid sequence MVGVKFSKSSLSKRKAKTARYFNMESGELGKLSQPGGPSYQIEHSNGGLISMPGGVPIRTRSGEVIGAIGASGSSVENDHLVAQAGADAIK is encoded by the coding sequence ATTGTAGGCGTCAAATTCTCAAAATCATCTTTATCTAAGCGCAAAGCCAAAACAGCCCGGTATTTTAATATGGAAAGTGGCGAGCTTGGCAAATTGTCACAGCCTGGCGGTCCTTCTTATCAAATAGAACACTCGAATGGCGGGTTGATCTCCATGCCGGGGGGAGTGCCCATAAGAACCAGGAGTGGAGAGGTTATTGGGGCGATAGGTGCGTCGGGTAGTTCGGTGGAGAATGATCACCTGGTGGCGCAAGCAGGAGCGGATGCCATAAAATAA
- a CDS encoding sensor histidine kinase, giving the protein MRFLIITLLIIVRVNTYAQELAYKQFTVKDGLPGSIVYYTLQDKNGFIWFATNQGASRFDGRTFTNYTKEDGLPDNEILKLYLDKYNNIWFISLTGIPAVFHNGTIKRFDNCAGVVAVCEDRKTDSIFLITNSNLYDKGVNGFYKSLNSSGKWQFAGYFKKEDQASLYNWPILRASSQAKINFYFSIINKKEYALWLKKDTLVRRYFFKTDDVGKLLLPFLKNSFFTLTKEGEGIIFYTDDSIYYADFHKISSVISMQRLRINSMYNPVNYLFCENDSTLWICTRNEGLLCIKNFLTPRLTIHSFLGKSFCTSIIKDQEQGYWVPTHGDGVYYLPDLSFHSLSAFPDLTNKNALCIKAIHKQVVAGFADGNIIIIENEGLQSRRFPEWAARNKSNHILDICSFRNNTLLLGSDYGLIFFSPRKTRKLNTLSVKALYLSDTGIFVGWSTCIALLNREGCFQKNLFFKRITCITGIGNQIYFGTLNGAFLLQHGAIQNLGQKYPVLSGTINHLDIAPDSALWISTQLGVAILKNSIVTLITKEQGLPGKMCKHVSFEGHTAWISTDKGISRLNYTWVQHQLNFSVSNITEEDGLISNDVNQTVPSGNSIWAATASGISFFSKNYTSHSIIRPRININKIVVDNQAVPVTDTIYVGYRAHKLLIDLSGISYRSGKQMRYDYRLKGLDSNWSNTINNSIEFPALPFGKFIFEVRAVDRWGITSDPSRSLFIIHEPPLWKTSWFLVVSYLVIAVLLACGFYIYYRRRQQQHEQEYELKKKIHNLEMMALRAQMNPHFIFNCLTSIQYYIIRADMRNANTYLHKFSTLIRQALQHSTDSSILLREEIKILKLYLDLEKMRMGSSMDYRMSVSDNLKQDDWSIPPMIVQPYIENAIKHGIAPLQHQKGVLHVEVTHSATYIEFVIEDNGPGIHVSAHDKRPYDHEYTSMGNSITASRIDAINAMQKNKILVQVTDKRQSGQATSGTIVHLSFPINPY; this is encoded by the coding sequence ATGCGGTTCCTTATTATAACGTTGTTGATTATTGTACGGGTTAACACGTATGCACAGGAGCTTGCATACAAACAGTTTACTGTTAAAGATGGTTTGCCCGGTTCCATAGTTTACTACACCTTACAGGATAAAAACGGGTTTATATGGTTTGCTACGAACCAGGGCGCAAGCCGTTTTGATGGCAGAACGTTTACTAATTATACAAAGGAAGATGGGTTGCCGGATAATGAAATATTAAAACTCTACCTGGATAAATACAACAATATCTGGTTTATTTCTTTAACGGGCATTCCTGCTGTTTTTCATAATGGTACCATCAAACGCTTTGATAATTGTGCTGGTGTAGTGGCTGTTTGTGAGGATAGGAAAACTGACAGCATTTTTTTAATAACAAACTCAAATCTTTATGATAAGGGGGTAAATGGGTTCTACAAATCGCTGAATAGTTCGGGGAAATGGCAGTTTGCGGGATATTTTAAAAAAGAGGATCAGGCATCTTTGTACAATTGGCCAATCCTAAGGGCTTCTTCGCAGGCGAAGATCAATTTTTATTTTTCTATTATCAACAAAAAGGAATATGCATTATGGCTAAAAAAAGATACGCTGGTAAGACGCTATTTTTTTAAAACCGATGACGTAGGAAAGCTGCTTCTTCCGTTCTTGAAAAATTCCTTTTTTACTCTTACAAAAGAAGGGGAAGGGATCATTTTCTATACTGATGACTCAATATATTATGCTGACTTCCATAAGATATCTTCGGTCATTTCAATGCAGCGGTTAAGGATAAATTCAATGTACAACCCTGTCAACTACTTATTTTGTGAAAATGATTCCACGTTATGGATTTGTACAAGGAACGAGGGTTTATTATGTATAAAGAATTTTTTAACACCCCGGCTAACCATTCATTCTTTTTTGGGAAAGAGCTTTTGTACATCTATTATAAAAGACCAGGAACAGGGTTATTGGGTACCCACACATGGTGATGGGGTGTATTACCTGCCTGATCTATCATTTCATTCCCTGTCAGCTTTTCCAGATCTGACCAATAAAAATGCCCTTTGTATCAAGGCCATTCATAAACAGGTAGTGGCCGGATTTGCAGATGGCAATATTATTATAATTGAAAACGAAGGTTTACAAAGCAGACGTTTCCCCGAATGGGCCGCGCGAAATAAAAGCAATCACATTCTTGATATCTGTTCTTTCAGGAACAATACTTTATTATTGGGGAGTGATTATGGATTGATATTTTTTTCTCCGCGCAAGACCCGGAAATTAAATACATTAAGCGTTAAAGCGCTGTATCTATCCGATACCGGTATTTTTGTTGGATGGTCTACCTGTATTGCATTACTGAATCGGGAAGGATGCTTTCAAAAAAATTTATTCTTTAAACGGATTACCTGCATAACTGGCATAGGTAACCAAATTTATTTTGGCACATTAAATGGCGCCTTCTTATTGCAACATGGTGCGATCCAAAACCTGGGGCAAAAATATCCGGTATTGTCTGGTACTATTAATCACCTGGATATAGCACCCGATTCTGCGCTTTGGATCTCGACCCAGTTGGGGGTAGCTATTCTGAAAAATTCCATAGTAACACTCATCACAAAAGAACAGGGGTTGCCAGGCAAAATGTGTAAACATGTTTCGTTTGAGGGCCACACTGCCTGGATCTCTACTGATAAGGGAATTTCACGTTTAAATTATACCTGGGTACAACATCAACTCAATTTTTCTGTTTCAAATATTACAGAAGAGGACGGCCTTATCAGTAATGATGTGAACCAAACCGTTCCGTCAGGCAATTCTATTTGGGCTGCTACTGCAAGTGGTATTTCCTTTTTCTCTAAAAATTATACCAGTCATTCAATTATCCGTCCCCGGATTAATATCAATAAGATCGTTGTTGATAATCAGGCTGTGCCGGTAACAGATACTATCTATGTAGGCTATAGAGCCCATAAGTTGCTCATCGACTTATCCGGCATATCATACCGCAGCGGCAAACAAATGCGGTATGATTACCGGTTAAAGGGATTAGACAGTAACTGGAGCAATACCATAAATAATAGTATAGAATTTCCGGCTTTGCCTTTTGGGAAATTTATTTTTGAAGTCCGCGCAGTTGACAGATGGGGTATAACAAGTGATCCTTCCCGCAGTCTTTTTATTATTCATGAGCCGCCTCTGTGGAAAACCAGTTGGTTTCTGGTTGTAAGCTACCTGGTAATAGCTGTATTGCTGGCTTGCGGGTTTTATATATATTATCGCCGGCGGCAGCAGCAACACGAACAGGAATACGAACTAAAAAAGAAAATACACAACCTGGAAATGATGGCCCTGCGGGCGCAGATGAATCCGCATTTTATTTTTAATTGTCTTACCTCTATTCAGTATTACATTATCAGGGCCGATATGCGAAATGCGAATACCTATCTGCATAAATTTTCTACGCTTATCCGCCAAGCGCTGCAGCATAGTACGGATTCTTCTATCCTGCTGCGGGAAGAGATCAAAATACTGAAATTATACCTCGACCTGGAAAAAATGCGCATGGGCAGTTCCATGGATTACCGGATGAGTGTTTCGGATAATTTGAAACAGGATGACTGGTCCATTCCCCCTATGATTGTTCAGCCCTATATTGAAAATGCTATTAAGCATGGTATTGCACCCCTGCAGCATCAAAAAGGGGTTTTACATGTTGAAGTGACCCATTCTGCAACGTATATTGAATTTGTGATTGAAGATAATGGACCAGGTATTCATGTATCTGCACACGATAAACGCCCCTATGACCATGAATACACCTCTATGGGTAACAGTATTACTGCCAGTCGCATCGATGCCATTAATGCCATGCAAAAAAATAAAATATTGGTGCAGGTGACTGATAAACGTCAATCCGGGCAGGCTACCAGTGGTACCATCGTTCATTTATCATTTCCCATAAATCCTTATTAA
- a CDS encoding LytR/AlgR family response regulator transcription factor: MYVKTIIIEDEESSLFVLQDLIGRLTTNLNILGTAGHLDSAIQLIKCSAPDLVFMDVRIGDGTGFDVLQKLSDRNFELIFVTAYDNYALEAFRFAAIDYLLKPIGMDEFEEAVKRASNRIVEKKRYDTIGVLLHNLFQESEQHKKINIATLNGYEFVELRDIVWCKSEGAYTIFYLSDKSKIVSARNLGYYEELLCCNNFCRIHYSTIINMKLIKSYVKGKGGYIVMSDGTELEISQRRKGDFLEKLMI, translated from the coding sequence ATGTATGTTAAAACTATTATTATTGAAGATGAAGAAAGCAGCCTGTTTGTGCTCCAGGACCTGATTGGCCGGTTAACCACCAACTTAAATATATTGGGTACAGCCGGCCATTTGGATAGCGCTATTCAGTTAATAAAATGCAGTGCCCCCGACCTGGTTTTTATGGATGTGCGAATCGGCGATGGAACCGGGTTTGATGTGCTGCAGAAATTATCCGACCGGAATTTTGAACTGATCTTTGTTACAGCATATGATAATTATGCCCTGGAGGCGTTTAGGTTTGCGGCTATTGACTATTTGTTAAAACCCATTGGAATGGACGAGTTTGAAGAAGCAGTAAAAAGAGCCAGTAATCGAATTGTCGAAAAAAAGCGTTACGATACAATAGGCGTCTTGCTGCATAACCTGTTCCAGGAAAGTGAGCAACATAAAAAGATAAACATTGCCACTCTGAATGGATATGAGTTTGTTGAATTGCGCGACATTGTCTGGTGCAAATCAGAGGGCGCCTACACAATTTTTTATTTATCCGATAAATCGAAAATTGTTTCTGCCCGCAATCTTGGCTATTATGAAGAACTGTTATGCTGCAATAACTTTTGCCGTATCCATTATAGCACCATTATTAATATGAAATTGATAAAAAGCTATGTAAAGGGAAAAGGTGGCTACATAGTTATGAGTGATGGCACTGAACTGGAAATTTCGCAGCGGCGGAAGGGGGACTTTTTGGAGAAGCTGATGATTTAA
- a CDS encoding sugar phosphate isomerase/epimerase family protein: protein MSSRRNFIQLTSLGLATAALQVPLPGIAASTTQKKPNLSLGIAGYTFTKIEMASAITMMKRLDVSNLSLKDVYLPLSSSDEKISSVVSQFKQNGINIYTVGVIYMKSKEAVDQAFDYAKKVGVNMIVGVPNYDLLDYAESKVKSTNIRLAIHNHGPEDELYPGPQQVYDRIKDRDPRMGLCLDIGHATRAGVNPARAVKDYKDRLFDLHVKDVTGNTRDAKTIEIGRGVIDFEGFMKALRQVNYKGVCSFEFEKDMQDPLPGLAESMGFFKGTMALI, encoded by the coding sequence ATGTCATCAAGAAGAAATTTTATTCAACTAACCTCGCTTGGATTGGCAACTGCTGCCCTTCAGGTCCCTTTGCCAGGCATTGCTGCCTCTACAACACAGAAAAAGCCCAATTTGTCCCTTGGTATCGCGGGATATACTTTTACCAAAATTGAGATGGCGTCTGCCATTACCATGATGAAGCGGCTGGATGTTTCCAATCTGTCGCTGAAAGATGTATATCTCCCTTTATCAAGCAGTGATGAAAAGATCAGCTCGGTGGTGAGCCAGTTTAAACAAAACGGGATCAATATTTATACGGTGGGGGTGATCTATATGAAAAGCAAGGAAGCGGTTGATCAGGCATTTGACTATGCAAAGAAAGTGGGGGTGAACATGATCGTTGGCGTACCCAACTACGATCTGCTGGATTACGCAGAATCAAAAGTAAAGTCGACGAACATCCGTTTGGCCATCCACAATCACGGCCCCGAAGATGAACTGTACCCCGGCCCCCAGCAGGTGTATGATCGCATCAAAGACAGAGATCCCCGTATGGGCCTTTGCTTGGACATTGGTCATGCTACCAGGGCGGGGGTAAACCCGGCCCGTGCTGTAAAAGACTATAAGGACCGGCTTTTTGATCTTCATGTTAAAGACGTGACGGGAAATACCAGGGACGCAAAGACGATAGAGATCGGACGAGGGGTTATTGATTTTGAAGGGTTCATGAAAGCATTACGCCAGGTGAACTACAAGGGTGTTTGCAGTTTCGAATTTGAAAAAGATATGCAGGACCCTCTGCCGGGACTGGCCGAGTCAATGGGCTTTTTCAAGGGCACCATGGCTTTGATATAA
- a CDS encoding SDR family oxidoreductase yields the protein MEQKTNVLVTGGSGFLGAHCILQLLHRGYSVKTTVRSINQKIKVIEKLKNGGITTFEDLSFIETDLTKDDNWPDAVKDCKYVLHTASPFPSTIPKDERELIVPAVEGTRRVLQAARDAKVQRIVVTSSFAAVGYGYAEKNRVFTEKDWTRLNSEIPVLAYQKSKTLAEKEAWDFIAKQGKGLELAVINPVGILGPVLSPETSTSTESIRKLLNGMPGVPNISFGVVDVRDVADLHIGAMLSPAANGERFLAVAGEPLSVKEMADILKSHLGDAAKKVPSRILPDWLVKFAALLDPTLKSVVPGLGKYPAASNQKAKDILKWAPRSNEETVLATAESLFAFGLIKR from the coding sequence ATGGAACAAAAGACGAACGTTTTAGTAACTGGAGGCAGCGGCTTTTTAGGTGCGCATTGTATTTTGCAGTTGTTACATCGAGGCTATAGTGTGAAGACTACCGTCCGCTCTATAAATCAAAAGATTAAGGTGATTGAGAAGTTGAAAAATGGTGGTATAACTACATTTGAGGATCTAAGCTTCATAGAAACAGATTTAACAAAGGACGACAATTGGCCCGATGCTGTCAAGGATTGTAAATATGTATTACATACTGCCTCTCCCTTCCCATCGACGATACCAAAAGATGAGCGTGAGTTGATCGTGCCGGCAGTTGAGGGAACACGACGCGTTCTTCAGGCCGCTCGTGATGCAAAAGTTCAACGAATAGTAGTCACTTCATCTTTTGCAGCTGTAGGATATGGATATGCTGAAAAAAACCGGGTTTTCACAGAAAAGGATTGGACGAGACTAAATAGTGAAATACCTGTATTGGCGTATCAGAAATCGAAGACGCTCGCGGAAAAAGAAGCGTGGGACTTTATTGCCAAACAAGGAAAGGGGTTGGAACTGGCAGTGATCAATCCGGTTGGTATATTAGGTCCGGTGTTAAGCCCTGAAACAAGTACATCTACTGAAAGCATCCGGAAACTTCTCAACGGAATGCCGGGAGTGCCAAATATTTCTTTTGGTGTAGTTGATGTTCGGGATGTTGCAGATCTTCATATCGGGGCTATGCTCAGTCCGGCTGCTAACGGTGAGCGTTTCCTGGCTGTAGCGGGCGAGCCATTAAGTGTCAAAGAAATGGCAGATATACTCAAGTCTCATTTAGGTGATGCCGCAAAAAAAGTTCCATCTCGTATACTGCCCGACTGGTTAGTTAAATTTGCAGCGCTTTTAGATCCTACACTAAAATCTGTTGTGCCAGGTTTAGGAAAATATCCAGCGGCAAGTAATCAAAAGGCAAAAGACATTTTGAAATGGGCACCAAGAAGCAATGAAGAAACTGTATTAGCAACCGCGGAAAGTTTGTTCGCGTTTGGATTGATCAAAAGATGA
- a CDS encoding DUF3575 domain-containing protein, with product MRTLLLVCCIATAFHSYAQVPEKFRKNRKSHHHPDAKFLVKLAPLAAIDVVSFPTITAGVEVHLAPQFSMYNEIGIRYRKGWYEKPDTSFVSPVGIKLKSEFRYYFQEGHTSYSKFHGNYIGVNAFYTYHKYNSIIDYNAGDYSGYDLKDGIGVTKKVWGLNFLWGWQDDIGKHFMFEVYEGIGVRFRNYKTTNQQFKYDSDTFVDPEDVNTVFRAANVERAAKGGTSATFNYTTGIRFAYKIL from the coding sequence ATGCGCACCCTGCTTCTTGTATGCTGTATTGCAACAGCCTTTCATAGCTATGCCCAGGTTCCTGAAAAGTTCCGTAAGAACCGAAAATCTCACCACCACCCTGACGCTAAATTTTTAGTAAAATTAGCCCCCCTTGCTGCAATCGATGTCGTAAGCTTTCCTACAATTACAGCTGGTGTGGAAGTGCATCTGGCCCCACAGTTCAGTATGTATAATGAAATAGGCATTCGATACCGGAAAGGGTGGTACGAAAAACCCGATACCAGTTTTGTATCTCCCGTTGGGATTAAATTAAAGTCAGAGTTCCGTTATTATTTCCAGGAAGGCCATACAAGTTATTCGAAATTTCATGGAAATTATATTGGCGTGAATGCTTTTTATACTTATCATAAATATAATTCGATCATTGACTACAATGCAGGAGATTATAGCGGTTACGATTTAAAAGACGGTATTGGCGTTACCAAAAAAGTATGGGGCCTCAATTTCCTGTGGGGCTGGCAGGATGATATTGGTAAACACTTTATGTTTGAAGTGTATGAAGGCATAGGCGTACGGTTCAGAAATTATAAAACAACGAACCAGCAATTTAAATATGATAGTGATACATTCGTTGATCCGGAGGATGTAAATACCGTTTTCAGAGCAGCAAATGTTGAGCGGGCAGCAAAAGGTGGAACCAGCGCCACCTTTAACTATACAACAGGTATTAGATTCGCTTACAAAATACTTTAA
- a CDS encoding helix-turn-helix domain-containing protein — translation MRHFKTISEFLEYRGLPRPNHPLFGIIDISTPMQMQEEEPVNMTMDFYSIAVKRMLNVKVKYGQQYLDFNEGIMSFMSPRQVFSIGINEETIETKRSGWVIYIHPDFLWNTPLAKVIKQYNFWDYSIREALFLSAKEETTINNIIENIIQEYHNNIDKFSKKIIITQIESLLTYAERFYNRQFITREKTNHQLVGKLAELLDQYFNTHELISKGLPTVQYIADQLHLSPKYLSTLLSTVTGQSTQQYIHEKLIEVAKEKLSTTSLSVAEVAYQLGFKHAQSFNRLFKKKTNQSPLEFRASFNVN, via the coding sequence ATGAGACATTTTAAAACCATAAGCGAATTTCTTGAATACAGGGGACTGCCCCGCCCCAATCATCCGTTGTTCGGTATCATAGACATCTCTACACCTATGCAAATGCAGGAGGAAGAACCTGTGAATATGACTATGGACTTCTATAGTATCGCGGTGAAAAGAATGTTGAATGTGAAGGTTAAGTATGGACAGCAATATCTCGACTTCAATGAAGGCATCATGTCATTCATGTCCCCACGGCAGGTCTTCAGCATCGGCATCAATGAAGAAACAATAGAAACCAAAAGATCAGGATGGGTGATATACATTCATCCTGATTTCTTATGGAATACGCCACTTGCTAAAGTCATCAAGCAGTACAACTTTTGGGACTATTCCATCAGGGAAGCGCTATTTCTTTCTGCCAAAGAAGAAACCACCATCAATAACATCATTGAAAACATCATACAGGAATACCATAACAACATTGATAAATTCAGCAAAAAGATCATTATCACGCAAATAGAAAGCCTGCTTACCTACGCAGAGCGTTTCTACAACCGGCAGTTCATTACCCGGGAAAAAACAAACCATCAGTTGGTCGGCAAACTGGCAGAACTGCTTGATCAATACTTCAATACTCATGAACTGATTTCGAAAGGATTGCCCACTGTTCAATACATAGCTGACCAACTACACCTATCCCCAAAATACCTCAGCACCTTACTTAGTACCGTCACAGGCCAGAGCACGCAACAGTATATCCATGAAAAATTGATAGAGGTTGCCAAGGAAAAACTGTCCACGACCAGCTTATCCGTTGCTGAGGTTGCCTACCAGTTAGGATTTAAACACGCACAATCCTTTAACAGGCTCTTCAAAAAAAAAACGAACCAGTCTCCACTGGAATTCCGTGCCTCCTTCAATGTTAATTAG
- a CDS encoding NADP-dependent oxidoreductase has translation MKLEETARPKPASDEVLVKTYASGVNIVDCGIRRGGNDILRPYLKLPLTLGWDAAGIIEEVGAEVTSFQKGDKVYGIPNFPGDGSYAEYFVAKATSVAIKPQNLTFTEAAGIPLAGTTAWRGVVDYGKIQPGHKILIHGAAGGVGSLAIQIAKAKGAYVIGTASSHNLAFLKELGADEAIDYRSQPWEKILKDIDVIFDASPVRDNETRIKFVQVLRQGGILVCSQLDFPYAEDVKAALAAKQATGELVGFQTYDSLKEMATMIEEGKLKVTISKVFPLEQVAEAHMENEAGHVRGKLVLEIIKD, from the coding sequence ATGAAACTAGAAGAAACAGCACGACCCAAACCTGCATCGGATGAAGTATTGGTAAAGACCTATGCAAGTGGTGTAAACATAGTCGATTGCGGTATCAGAAGAGGTGGCAATGACATCCTGAGGCCATATCTGAAACTGCCCCTTACGCTGGGTTGGGATGCTGCTGGCATCATAGAGGAAGTTGGAGCTGAGGTCACCAGCTTTCAAAAAGGTGATAAAGTTTACGGCATTCCCAACTTTCCCGGCGATGGCAGCTATGCCGAATACTTTGTGGCAAAAGCAACATCGGTAGCCATCAAACCACAAAACCTTACCTTCACAGAAGCGGCAGGTATACCTTTAGCTGGTACAACGGCCTGGAGAGGAGTAGTCGATTATGGCAAGATACAGCCAGGCCATAAGATACTCATTCATGGCGCAGCAGGAGGAGTGGGGAGTTTGGCCATACAGATCGCCAAAGCAAAAGGGGCGTATGTAATAGGCACTGCTTCGTCGCATAATCTGGCCTTTCTGAAAGAACTGGGAGCCGATGAAGCCATTGACTACAGGAGCCAGCCTTGGGAAAAAATCCTGAAAGACATAGACGTGATCTTTGATGCCTCACCGGTGCGTGATAACGAGACCCGTATTAAATTCGTACAAGTATTAAGGCAGGGAGGTATACTGGTATGCTCGCAACTTGATTTTCCGTATGCCGAAGACGTAAAAGCAGCTCTTGCAGCAAAACAGGCAACCGGCGAACTCGTAGGATTTCAAACCTATGATAGTTTAAAGGAGATGGCAACTATGATAGAGGAAGGCAAACTGAAAGTAACAATAAGCAAAGTATTTCCGCTGGAGCAGGTTGCTGAAGCACACATGGAAAATGAAGCCGGTCATGTACGCGGTAAACTGGTGCTGGAGATCATAAAAGACTAA